From Pagrus major chromosome 2, Pma_NU_1.0, one genomic window encodes:
- the LOC141013923 gene encoding extracellular calcium-sensing receptor-like, translating into MGGDYIVGGVFSIHNYLHTVKHNYTIIPEPPTCTGSIDSRELRFSRAMVFAIEEINNSTELLPGIILGYQIYDSCASVPLAMHVTFQLSNGLDPVFYASNNCSQSGMVMAIVGESGSTPSISMSRIIGSFNIPQVSHFATCACLSDKQQYPSFFRTIPSDQFQSDALAKLIKHFGWTWIGAVRSDSDYGNNGMASFLDAAEKEGICVEYSESFHRTHPRSRIQRVADIICRSTAMVVLAFVASGDMKILLKELSRKPSPPRQWIGSEAWVTNPDMLSFSICAGAIGFGIQQSVIPGLREFLLDLSPTKVAASPLLTEFWEDAFNCRLGKDAAKDESVCDGTEDIETIQDLYTDTSQLRITNMVYKAVYAIAHAIHNAVCQDMNAKTQCDIFTRIESKQVLSQLKKVNFSKNGYDVSFDANGDPVARYELVNWQKSESGSIEMVPVGHYDGSLPEGQEFLINRNLTWVEGATQVPVSVCSDSCPPGTRKVLQKGKPICCYDCIPCPEGEISNDTDSPDCFPCPEELWSNAERDTCFPKPVEFLSFDEVLGIILAAFSVGGACLAIITAAVFFRHRASPIVRANNSELSFLLLFSLTLCFLCSLTFIGAPSDWSCMLRHTAFGITFVLCISCVLGKTIVVLLAFKATLPGSNVMKWFGPLQQRMTVVSFTFIQVLICAIWLGLSPPFPMKNLSIYQERIILECALGSAIGFWVVLGYIGLLAVFCFVLAVLARKLPDNFNEAKLITFSMLIFCAVWITFIPAYVSSPGKFTVAVEIFAILASSFGLILCIFAPKCYIILFKPEKNTKKHLMNKN; encoded by the exons ATGGGCGGTGACTACATTGTTGGGGGTGTTTTCTCTATACACAACTACTTGCACACAGTGAAACATAACTACACCATCATACCTGAGCCACCAACGTGCACAGGGAG CATTGACTCTCGTGAACTGCGCTTCTCACGTGCAATGGTCTTTGCCATTGAGGAGATTAAtaacagcacagagctgctgccgGGCATCATACTCGGTTACCAGATCTACGACTCGTGTGCCTCAGTGCCCCTGGCAATGCATGTGACATTCCAGCTTTCAAATGGCCTGGACCCTGTGTTTTATGCCAGCAACAATTGCTCACAGTCTGGTATGGTGATGGCTATCGTTGGTGAATCTGGGTCAACACCATCCATCAGCATGTCTCGTATCATTGGATCCTTTAACATTCCTCAA gTGAGCCACTTTGCCACTTGTGCATGCCTGTCTGATAAGCAGCAGTACCCCAGTTTCTTCAGAACAATCCCCAGTGACCAGTTCCAATCAGATGCGCTGGCCAAGCTGATAAAACACTTTGGCTGGACTTGGATAGGTGCTGTCCGGTCGGATTCCGACTATGGCAATAATGGCATGGCATCTTTCCTGGACGCAGCAGAGAAGGAGGGGATCTGTGTGGAATACTCTGAATCTTTCCATCGGACCCACCCACGTAGCAGGATCCAGAGAGTAGCTGACATTATCTGCAG GTCAACTGCTATGGTGGTTTTGGCATTTGTAGCTTCTGGAGACATGAAGATCCTGCTCAAGGAGTTGTCGCGCAAGCCTTCTCCACCTCGTCAGTGGATAGGCAGTGAGGCCTGGGTAACTAACCCAGACATGCTGAGTTTCAGCATCTGTGCTGGGGCCATTGGATTTGGCATTCAACAATCTGTCATCCCAGGTCTGAGAGAATTCTTGCTGGATCTCTCTCCCACTAAAGTGGCTGCCTCTCCATTGCTTACTGAGTTCTGGGAGGATGCGTTCAACTGCAGGCTGGGAAAAG ATGCAGCCAAagatgagagtgtgtgtgatggaactGAAGACATAGAAACGATCCAGGACCTGTACACTGACACATCCCAGCTCCGCATCACTAACATGGTGTATAAGGCTGTTTATGCAATAGCACATGCCATTCATAATGCAGTGTGTCAGGACATGAATGCTAAAACTCAGTGTGACATATTCACCAGGATAGAGTCCAAACAG GTTCTTTCTCAGCTGAAGAAAGtaaatttttccaaaaatggttatgatgtgtcatttgatgcCAATGGAGATCCTGTGGCCAGATATGAACTGGTTAACTGGCAAAAAAGCGAGAGTGGCAGCATTGAGATGGTACCAGTAGGGCATTATGATGGGTCACTGCCAGAGGGCCAGGAGTTTCTGATCAACAGAAACCTCACCTGGGTGGAAGGTGCCACACAA GtgcctgtgtcagtgtgcagtgacagCTGTCCTCCAGGAACTCGTAAAGTGCTGCAAAAAGGAAAACCCATCTGCTGTTATGATTGTATACCGTGTCCGGAAGGAGAAATTAGCAATGATACAG ATTCCCCTGACTGTTTCCCTTGCCCCGAGGAGCTATGGTCAAATGCAGAGAGAGATACTTGTTTCCCCAAGCCTGTAGAATTTCTCTCCTTTGACGAAGTCCTAGGAATCATCCTGGCTGCATTTTCAGTTGGCGGTGCCTGTCTTGCCATCATAACAGCGGCTGTATTCTTTCGTCACAGGGCATCCCCAATTGTCAGggccaacaactctgagctgagcttcctgctgctcttctccctgaCTCTATGTTTCTTATGTTCATTAACTTTCATTGGAGCACCTTCTGATTGGTCCTGCATGCTGCGCCACACAGCGTTTGGGATCACCTTCGTCCTCTGCATCTCTTGTGTTCTTGGAAAAACTATAGTTGTGTTACTAGCCTTTAAAGCTACACTCCCAGGTAGTAATGTCATGAAATGGTTTGGTCCGCTACAGCAAAGGATGACTGTAGTTTCtttcacatttattcaagttttaatATGTGCTATTTGGTTAGGTCTTAGTCCCCCTTTTCCAATGAAAAACTTAAGTATATATCAGGAGAGAATCATCCTGGAGTGTGCATTAGGCTCAGCTATTGGGTTCTGGGTTGTGCTTGGTTACATAGGTCTACTGGCTGTCTTTTGCTTTGTGTTAGCTGTCCTAGCTCGGAAACTGCCTGATAATTTCAATGAAGCCAAGCTGatcaccttcagcatgctgatattttGTGCAGTCTGGATCACCTTTATCCCAGCgtatgtcagctctcctgggaaatttactgtggctgtggagatatttgccATTCTGGCCTCCAGTTTCGGACTcatactgtgtatatttgctcCAAAGTGTTACATCATATTGTTTAAGCCAGAGAAAAACACcaagaaacatttaatgaacaaaaattAA